AACTCATGGCGGCGCGCTACGGCTCCGCCGACGCGTCAGGCGCACTTTCTGAATACAGCAGATTCGCCGAACGGCTTCGCGCTGATATGCATGTCGATCCGATGCCGGAAACCGTCGCGGTGCGCGACGCGATCCTTCGCAACGCAACGCTTCCCGGCACGCTCGATGCGCCGAGTCCTGCGACGTCGAATCGCAAGCACGACGTCGCCGGGCTGCCCTTTGTGGGGCGTACGAGCCAACTCGAACATCTGCGCATGGTCTGGAGCCGTGCGGCGCGCGGCTACGGTTCGGTTGTATTCGTGGGTGGTGAGGCGGGCATCGGCAAGAGCCGTCTGTTGTCTGAATTCGCGATCACCGTCGATTCCGAAGGCGGGCGAGTCGCGGTGGGATCGACGACGTATCCCGAGGACGCCCCGTACCAAACCGTCGTCGATGCCTTGCGCTCAGCGCTGCCGTCACTCTTAGCACATCCGCCGGACCGGCTCGCGATGGCAGTCCTGGCGCAAGTCTTACCCGAGCTTCGCGCGCGATTCCCTGACCTGGAAGCTCCCCCCACACTTCCGGTCGAACGCGAAGCAACGCGCTTACTAGATGTGCTCGCACGCTACGCGGTGGAGCTCGCACGCGCGAGACCCGCTCTCATCGGATTGGAAGATCTTCATTGGGCTGGAAATGCGACGATTGAAGCGCTGGCAGCGATCGCCCGGCGAGCCGCGCAGTCGCCCCTACTGGTCATCGCAACGTTTCGAGAAGAGGACGCGACGCGGGGGCTCCCGCTGCGGTCTCTGATCCGGGAACTCACAAGCCAGCGTTTAGCGACCATCCTCATGCTCGGTAGATTGGGGCGAGACGACGTCCACGTCTTGCTCGACACGATGCAGTCTGCGTTCCCACCATCTGAAGAGGTCACCGAAAGTCTTTATAGCGCCAGCGAAGGCAACCCGTTTTTTTTGAACGAGGCCATAGCCGAACTTGCGGAGCGAGCCGCCGGAGAACGGAGAGAATCGAGATCGGGTCCACCGTCGAGCGCGGCGATCGTAGCGGCGCGCATCGCGCGGCTATCTGAAGGTGCCCGCGCGGTAGCCGAAATCGCGGCCGTGGCGGGGCAAGCGTTCAACATCGAGGTGGTGCGTGAGGTCGGTGGACTCGACGCGTCGCAAGTGCGCGACGGCATCAACGAGTTGCTCGACCGCGGCATCGTGCGCGATGCCGGTTCGCGCAGCCGCTTCGACTACGCGTTCGCTCACCATCTGATCGCCGAGGCGATATACCGGCAGATCGACGCGAAGGCTCTGACGCGCCGCCATGCGCGGGCGGCCTACGTTCTCGAGCAGCTCGTCGGCGATCGCGGCGACGAGATCGCGCGCGACCTCGCTTTTCATTACGAACTCGGCGGGCTTCCGGAGCGCGCGACCACCTGGTATGCGGTTGCGGCGCGAAACGCCGCAAAGCTCTTCGCCAATGAGGAAGCGCTTGCGTGCGCGGCAAAGGCGATCGAGGGCACGAGCGACCCCGGGCGGCTCATTCCCCTCGTACAGCTAAGCGAGGATCTGCGCGGCCGGCGCGGCGACCGCGATGGCCAGCGACAGGACATCGAGTTGCTCGAGCGCCTAGCCGGCACATCGTCCGACGACGAGAACGCGAACACCGCGTTGCGTTTGGATATCGTGCGAAGGCGCATCCTACTCGCGCGCAGCCTTGGGGCGTCGGACGACGAGGCCGCGTTGATCGCGACACTGCGGACCCTTGCGCGCAAATCCGGCAGCGATGCCGCTCGCGCCGATGCCGCCCTGCAGCAGGCCACACACTTGCTTCTGCGCAGCCGGTCGCGGGAGGGTTTGCCTCACGCCCGGCGTGCGCTCAAGTTATTCGAATCCCGCGGCGATACGTCGAAACAGATCGAGTGCCTGTGGTTATTGGTCGATGCCACGACCAACCTCGGAGAATTTGGCGCATCCCATCGTTATCTCGAACAATTGCGTGAGATCGCCACGCGATCCGGCGACCGTGCGGCTCAAGCGCGCGCGCTCGCGGTCGCCGCGACTGAAGCGTTGCTTCACCAGCGATATCGGGAATGTTACGACCTGACGTACGAGTCCCTTGGGATCAATCTCGATGTCGGCGACCGTGAAGCCGAAGCGGCTTCACGGTCGCGCATCGCCGTCTCGGCGGCGTGGCTCGGCCTCTTCGACGAGGCGCTGCGCGAATTCTCCGCGAGTCTCGACCTTTATGCGTCGATCGGGCATCGCCGGGGCCTGGCGACGACGCTGACGAACAAGACGCTTTTGGCGATGCGGCTTGGGCTCTTCGACGAGGCGCAAGACCTCATCGGCCGCTCGGCGGAACTATTGACCGTGGTGCGTGAGGCGCGCATCGGCG
This genomic window from Candidatus Eremiobacteraceae bacterium contains:
- a CDS encoding AAA family ATPase; the protein is LMAARYGSADASGALSEYSRFAERLRADMHVDPMPETVAVRDAILRNATLPGTLDAPSPATSNRKHDVAGLPFVGRTSQLEHLRMVWSRAARGYGSVVFVGGEAGIGKSRLLSEFAITVDSEGGRVAVGSTTYPEDAPYQTVVDALRSALPSLLAHPPDRLAMAVLAQVLPELRARFPDLEAPPTLPVEREATRLLDVLARYAVELARARPALIGLEDLHWAGNATIEALAAIARRAAQSPLLVIATFREEDATRGLPLRSLIRELTSQRLATILMLGRLGRDDVHVLLDTMQSAFPPSEEVTESLYSASEGNPFFLNEAIAELAERAAGERRESRSGPPSSAAIVAARIARLSEGARAVAEIAAVAGQAFNIEVVREVGGLDASQVRDGINELLDRGIVRDAGSRSRFDYAFAHHLIAEAIYRQIDAKALTRRHARAAYVLEQLVGDRGDEIARDLAFHYELGGLPERATTWYAVAARNAAKLFANEEALACAAKAIEGTSDPGRLIPLVQLSEDLRGRRGDRDGQRQDIELLERLAGTSSDDENANTALRLDIVRRRILLARSLGASDDEAALIATLRTLARKSGSDAARADAALQQATHLLLRSRSREGLPHARRALKLFESRGDTSKQIECLWLLVDATTNLGEFGASHRYLEQLREIATRSGDRAAQARALAVAATEALLHQRYRECYDLTYESLGINLDVGDREAEAASRSRIAVSAAWLGLFDEALREFSASLDLYASIGHRRGLATTLTNKTLLAMRLGLFDEAQDLIGRSAELLTVVREARIGVANTVNLSFIRLHLGDPTGAKQFAARALAEAHEIDFPVFEAAALANLGNAERVLGEYDAAIRHMVAGIAIRRQVQEPGDFADDLSDLALAYAQAGRTVDARRTVDELASIAAKSLDGAFWPQYIWWTMSTVYREGGDHGLALEAASRAATALGEFAAKIDHTAAREAFLAIDVNREILASVRT